The following coding sequences are from one Primulina eburnea isolate SZY01 chromosome 15, ASM2296580v1, whole genome shotgun sequence window:
- the LOC140814869 gene encoding uncharacterized protein: MATRGNKGKGKEVAQESGAQNIGGNDRVPRGRRGRAAAETAAKADAEVEQLVHRVDEMELAVARFQNMHPAKFFGNEGSDRAEGWLKHMEFLFNTVHYDADRRLTMAVLQLRDRAQRWWEATTNVLQQTGSQITWEVFRAKFLQEYAPPSYYSARESEFHRLVQGNMSVEEYARQLSALLTYVPHVAVSEKGKISKFLEGPNYQIHAMVMAGSPTTYAEAVDKAIGIEAGLKRGRQPQAPQMPSGSSFFSAGTPSFPSHQSYQQQKQKQFRQKGKQFKKKYHSSSSSSSSSQSVTGGQYPVIYCDRCGGKHPTAQCSGVLGSCHTCGRSGHFARVCPNRAQGQMQPHQLPYARGSFPGGSSQRPFAPAPSYQQSNYPQVKGNVPQSFQGPQQARVYALTEDQAREAPGGVIAGGTGGSTSGAREEASGSTRAP, encoded by the coding sequence ATGGCAACTAGAGGAAATAAAGGTAAAGGAAAAGAAGTGGCTCAGGAGTCTGGGGCACAGAATATCGGAGGAAATGACAGAGTTCCTCGAGGTAGACGTGGGCGTGCTGCTGCAGAGACAGCCGCTAAAGCAGATGCAGAGGTAGAACAGTTAGTGCACCGAGTTGATGAAATGGAATTGGCTGTAGCTCGATTTCAGAATATGCATCCTGCGAAATTCTTTGGAAATGAAGGCAGTGATCGAGCAGAGGGATGGTTGAAACATATGGAATTCTTGTTCAACACAGTACATTATGATGCTGATAGAAGGTTAACTATGGCAGTCCTCCAACTACGGGATCGTGCACAGCGTTGGTGGGAGGCTACTACAAATGTACTGCAACAAACAGGTAGTCAGATTACTTGGGAGGTGTTTCGTGCTAAATTCCTTCAAGAATATGCTCCACCATCCTACTACTCAGCCAGAGAATCAGAATTTCATCGACTAGTTCAGGGAAATATGTCTGTTGAGGAATATGCCCGACAACTTTCTGCTCTTCTCACTTATGTACCACATGTGGCCGTGAGTGAAAAAgggaaaatttcaaaatttttggaagGACCGAACTACCAAATACATGCTATGGTTATGGCTGGATCGCCTACGACTTATGCCGAAGCTGTTGATAAGGCGATTGGAATTGAAGCTGGATTGAAAAGGGGTAGACAACCACAGGCTCCACAAATGCCTAGTGGTAGTTCATTTTTTTCAGCAGGTACACCATCTTTTCCATCTCACCAGTCATACCAACAGCAGaaacaaaaacaattcagacaaaAAGGAAAACAGTTTAAAAAGAAATATCACTCCAGTTCCTCTAGTTCGAGCAGTTCACAAAGTGTGACAGGTGGACAGTACCCCGTGATTTACTGTGATCGATGCGGAGGAAAACATCCTACTGCGCAGTGTAGTGGAGTATTGGGTTCATGTCATACTTGTGGTCGGTCAGGgcattttgccagagtttgtccgaACCGTGCACAGGGACAGATGCAGCCACATCAGTTGCCTTATGCCAGAGGTAGTTTTCCAGGTGGCTCATCTCAGCGACCATTTGCTCCTGCACCATCTTATCAGCAGTCTAATTACCCACAGGTCAAGGGTAATGTGCCACAGTCTTTCCAAGGTCCTCAACAAGCTCGAGTatatgctttgaccgaggatcAGGCTAGAGAGGCTCCAGGCGGGGTGATCGCAG